One genomic region from Vitis riparia cultivar Riparia Gloire de Montpellier isolate 1030 chromosome 17, EGFV_Vit.rip_1.0, whole genome shotgun sequence encodes:
- the LOC117905055 gene encoding glycosyltransferase BC10-like — translation MKNGKEESPAPSSAKIFNTPTPLFNLMSYFLFFGLGLAIGLIISFSLNIQLKQFFVPTPDQTTSPLPIPTANETKKINRIGLKEYLKPPKVAHDMADEELLWRASMVPRLGGFPFKRVPKVAFLFLTRGPLPLAPFWELFFKGHEGRYSIYVHSHPSFNATLVPQSSVFHGRRIPSKEVQWGKFNMVEAERRLLANALLDISNQRFVLLSESCIPLYNFSTIYSYLMGSKKSFVESYDLPGPVGRGRYNPRMKPLIKMEQWRKGSQWFEMDRGLAIQVISDRKYFPVFQKFCTPPCYADEHYLPTLVSVKFWRRNSNRSLTWVDWSHGGAHPARFWRVAVTVDFLKKLRNGSHCHYNGKSSNTCFLFARKFLPNALDRLLRFGPKLMKFN, via the exons ATGAAGAACGGAAAAGAAGAAAGCCCAGCACCCTCAAGTGCCAAGATCTTCAACACCCCAACACCCCTCTTTAATCTAATgtcctattttcttttctttggctTGGGTTTAGCCATTGGACTAATCATTAGTTTCTCCCTCAACATACAACTCAAACAATTCTTTGTCCCGACTCCTGATCAAACTACATCACCTCTTCCAATTCCCACAGCAAATGAAACCAAGAAAATTAACCGAATTGGGTTGAAAGAGTACTTGAAGCCTCCTAAGGTTGCACACGATATGGCAGATGAGGAGTTGCTATGGAGAGCTTCAATGGTGCCTCGGCTTGGAGGGTTCCCTTTCAAGCGTGTCCCCAAGGTTGCATTCTTGTTTTTGACGAGAGGGCCATTGCCGTTGGCTCCATTTTGGGAGTTGTTCTTTAAAGGGCATGAAGGGCGCTATTCCATTTACGTGCATTCTCATCCATCCTTCAATGCAACTCTAGTCCCACAAAGCTCTGTGTTCCATGGCCGGAGAATCCCCAGTAAG GAGGTACAATGGGGAAAGTTCAACATGGTGGAAGCCGAGCGCCGCCTATTGGCCAATGCACTCCTCGACATCTCAAACCAACGTTTCGTTCTCCTCTCTGAGTCATGCATTCCTCTGTACAACTTCTCCACCATCTATTCTTACCTAATGGGCTCCAAAAAATCCTTCGTGGAGTCCTATGACTTACCAGGACCCGTGGGTCGTGGCCGATACAACCCACGAATGAAGCCGCTCATCAAAATGGAGCAATGGCGAAAAGGGTCTCAATGGTTCGAGATGGACCGTGGCCTAGCCATCCAGGTTATATCTGACCGGAAATATTTTCCGGTGTTCCAAAAATTCTGCACGCCTCCATGTTACGCAGACGAGCACTACTTGCCCACACTGGTGAGTGTGAAATTCTGGAGGAGGAACTCAAACAGGAGCCTGACATGGGTTGATTGGTCCCATGGTGGTGCCCACCCAGCTAGGTTTTGGAGAGTAGCTGTGACCGTTGATTTCTTAAAAAAGCTGAGGAATGGGAGCCATTGCCATTACAATGGAAAAAGTAGTAACACCTGCTTCTTGTTCGCAAGGAAGTTCTTACCTAACGCTTTAGATAGGCTGCTGAGGTTcggccctaagctcatgaaatTCAATTGA